The window CCATGTCCCAAAATGATTTTTTGCTTGAAATCATGTCGCAATCACAAAATAACCCGAAAAGCCTTTAAGCTTGGAAATTTAGTCCCGAAAATAGTCTAATGGTACGGTGATCCATTGCTTTGCCAGAAGCTCTCTTGCGGCTTTTCAAAAAAGTATTATGGGTCGCGTAGGTCCTAACGGTGTGAAACAACAATGTCGTATCGTCttgcaaaacaacaacaaaaaaaaagaaaaaaaaggggagAGATGCACCACAAGGACTTCCTgggaggtcacccatcctagtacTACTCTCGTCCAAGCGCACTTAACTGTAGAGTTCTGATGGTATCATGTGCATTATTGCTAGTATGATCGCATCTCTTAGTATATCCCATGCAATCGCATATATCCTTTTACGAAGACTCAAAAGATCATTCAATGTAGCTCCCACTTGATATGTGGACCGGTTAAGTCACCTTGGACGTGCTTCCAAACTAGATAAACAATCCATAATCATGTTTCAgaacatttttttcttgtaatcgTGTCGCTATCACAAAAAACCCTTAAAGTATTTAATTGCCAAAATTTTGGTCACAAAAATAGTCCAACGTTACGGTATTATGGAGATTTTATCTTGCCAAAATTTCTCTTGGAGAGTTTCAAAAAGGTATTATGGGTCGCATAGGTCCTTACAATGTGAAAATTATGACGTTGTGTATGTAAATATCGTCTTGCGAATcaaccaaaaatagaaaaaaggagGGATGCAACATGAGGGCTTCTTTGGAGGCCACCAATCCAAGTACTACTCTCGCCCAAGCACACTTAACTGTGGATTTCTGATGTGATCTggtgcattagtgctggtatgatcgcatCCATTAGTATATTTCATGTAATCGCATATATCCTTTTTCACCTTGTTTGTGCAAGCCTTTCAAATTGACAAATGCTTTGATTCAGGACACCAACTTCCTGCCCATGGTGAAGGATTACTGTGAAGGTATTGAGAGTCTATATCTCTCTACTTCTGCAATGTTCCGATTCTCAAAGAAGTTGAAAGCTCTGaagccaaaaataaaacacttcGTGATAAGCTAGGTGATCTATAAAAATAACGAGAGAAGCTTTTGCACATTTGTGTCAATGTCAAATGTAAACACTCAACAATCCCTTGGGTTTGTTGATGAGTAGAGAGTCTGTACCTTATAGTCGATGGTTGCTGGTTTCGagagtcaaagaaaaaaatttgaagcaGAAATCCAAGCTCCATTTGTTACGGGAGGGAGATAGTAATAATAAAGTTTTCTttaaagttgcaaagttttgggAGGTAAAGAATGCGATAAAGGAATTTAAATGTCCAGATGGTTCCATAGTAGATCCTCAAGAGGAGATAAAGAAAGAGTCTGAAAGGttttttcataactttcttGGTCACAAACCAGCTCACTATCAAAGTATATCAGATGAGGAGCTGCAAAAGTAGTGACGTATCGCTGTTCAGACCTGGATATAGCACAATTAGAACATGAGGTCACCGAGGCAAAAATATAAAACGTGATATTCTCAATGCTAAAGGATAAAATCCCGAGACCTAATTGATACACTATGGAGTTCTTAAAGAAGATATGGCCAATTGTAAAGAAAGATTCCGTAGTCAAAATTCAATCTTTCTTTCAATATTGCTTTATTCCCAAAGTAGTTAACACAAAAATTCTAGCGcttataccaaaaaaagaagacgtAAAGGAGATGAAAGATTAGCGCCTGATCTCATGTTGTAATTGTAAGAGATGTGATGAGAGAAGAACACGTTAGTATTTAGGAAATAGTATATTGACTCTCATAATCATAAACTTTAGgttacatataattatatagtacaagagtttcctaaactataataattgcaaatatataatatcctTCTACACGCCCCCTCAATCTCAAGGTGGTAATGGAGCAAATGTGGAATTAATGGCTTGAGATTGATCTCAGGAGAATGGTAGAGCTCGTGCTTGAACAACAATATCGAAGCTTGCTCCGACGTCTTGGTGGTGACTAATTCATATCTTGGATAGATTCGATGAACATATGTATGTTAGATGGCTGTAAgcagatgttttttttttttgatgaaaaagaacaaataaaaattttgaagaagcaTCCATGGCTTGAAAATTGGAAAataagatggttttttttttaatttaataatttaaagaagCACTATGGCTTTGATTCAGAGGCTCATAAAAAGCTTGAATAATATAAGCACTTTTggcttgaaaataaaaattataaaagagaagcatttggCTATAGATTCAGAGGTCTAAGATAATAGATTTGAATAAGAGAAGCTCGATGGCTTAGATTCAAAGGTTCATGATGAACTTGAATGTGGAAGCATTTggcttaacaaaaaaaaactatataaaagaaagaagcataTAGCTTAGAAACAGCAACGGAGCCGATCGTTAGATCATTGTAGctttgataccatgtaagagATGTGATGAGTGAAGAACACCTTAGTGTTTAGGAAATAGTATATTGACTCTCATAATGATAAACTTTAGGTTACATAGAATTATATAGTACAAGAGTTTCCTAAACTATAATAAttgcaaatatataatatcctTCTACAGTAATGTCACTTATAAGGCTATCTCCAAGCTTATTGCTCATAGGTTCACACGTCTTCTTCCGGATTTCATCTCTCCAAATCAATCTGCTTTTGTTAAGGATCGGCTGCtgatgaaaaatgtttttttggcaTCCGAGCTAGTTAAAGATTATCACAAATATGTAGTTTCTTCTCTAAGTGCAATAAAGATTCATATTTTGAAAGCGTTCGACTTTGTACAATTCCTTTTATCCTTACCTTACTCTCAGTGCTAAATTTCCCACCCCAATTCGTGAGATGGATTGAACTAGTATTTACAATGGCTTCTTTCTCGGTTCAATTCAACAGAGAGTTATCTGGTTTATTTCATAGTAATCGAATATTACGGCAATTTTGCTCACTATTGCCCtatcttttggttgtttgtaTGCAAGTGTTGTCGGAAATGCTTAACAAAGCTGCTATGGAAAGAAGGATAGGCGATCACCCTAAGTGATAACACCTCAATCCATTTGTGTTTTGCAGATGACTTGCTGGTATTTACCGATGGCACCAAAAGATCTATTGAGGTAGATGTTCagattttttaaactttttcagAGTTTTTGCACTGAATATTAGACTTCAAAAACCAACACTATACATGGTAGGGATACAAGAGATTGAAAAGGATTTTATACTGAGAAATTTTCCGTTTTCAGCGGGAACTCTTCATGTGTGCTACCTTGGTTTGCCGATTCTCACTAAGAGAATGACGAGAAATGATTATACACCACTTATTGAACGAATTCGTGAGAGAATAGGAAGTGGGACGGCTCGACATTTGTCGTTTGTGGGGCACCTATAAATCATTAACTTAGTAATCCGTAGTCGTACAAATTTTTTGATGTCTGCAATTTGTTTGCTGAATGCTTGTATTAAAGAGATAGACAGTATATGCTCTGCTTTCTTGTGGTCAGTCCCTACTtcgaacacaaaaaaaagcttacgTGTCATGGAACGATGTTTGTCTACCTAATGAAGAAGGAAGTCTTGGGTTTCGTTCTCTAAAAGAGGCAAACAAGGTGAGCTGCTTAAAACTCATATGGAGAATCCTCTCATCAAATTGTCTATGGGTCAAATGGCTTCGAGTTTACTTGCTACAAAAGGGCTCATTCTGGTCTAAAGGAAAATACCACATTAGGCTATGGATGTGGAGAAAGTTGCTCAAGTATCGGGGTTCTAGCTTATGGTCTTGTCAGGTATGAGATACAGAgtaaaaatgtttctttttggtatgataATTGGTCGGATCTAGACATATTTAACAAGCATATATTATGACTAATTACACGTACAGTAGTATAAGATCATGATTATGtaagttacataattaatttatttttaagttaagttataataacatatgtaacactgtatatttaaaattaatgatctAGGCAATATACCAAAGCCAACTAATTCACAAGTGAACGTCGTCATTTATAGTTATATCTCATAAAATGAACGAATAATTTTTCgtgtctgttttgttttttaaaagaaatgagTTATATGATAGCCATACAGTAACAGGACCCAAAACGTCCAGGACCATGATAGTGATACACAATAAAACTAGCAATCGTTAGATACTAtagaatatacatatatatatatatatgtgtgtgtatgatTTGGTaaattattacatttattattcAGACCAAAAGgagttttatttacaaactagtaaccataataataattagaaaaaaaaaacagagcagatttagagaaacagaaaacataCTCAGAGTCCGTTCCACTGAAAGGTTTGTCATGTTTATAACGAAGTACATACATCGTATGACCAGAAGCTTGTAGCGATGTATTACATAACTAATATagatttctttataatttgCTTAAATTGTGTTAATTTTTAGTGTCATACtacaaatatcaaataattcGAAAACATCATTCACGATGATATAAACAAGTGATGCGAACAAATAAATGAGGTTGTGTCACTAAAATAAGCTTGTGCAGATAAACCTTTTCTTTGATAATAAGAGCTATCTCGTTCtatagctttttcttctttcttagagATACAATATGAAAACCCAAAGAATTTGAGATCTCAAACACAAACGAACCTTTTATTGTAGTAAATGATACAAGTAATTAAAGGTTGCACACATGCAAGTAACCCCTGTTaccaaagaaaatatgaaaccaacaaattcTTAAATAACGAAACTTTAGACTCACTGACAGACTCATCACTCTATATTGATCAGGCAGGACATTTGAAGCCAGATGGTGGCTTTTTACCACAATCTAGGAGAACCTCAAGAGCTATAGGAAGAATGAGGTTGATGTTGAGAAGTTTGGCTTTAATAGTAGTACATAAACAAACGGCTGCGTCTAGATCAACTAAACCTTCCAAAACAGGACAACACTTCTCTTTAGCGTTATTCCCGATTCCAATGTGAATCAAACCCCCAAGAACGTCAACGCACGCGCCTAGCTTTAGTGGGTTAATTGGACAAGTATTTGGCTTAGGCATAGATGTTGGAGGTGTCGCAATGGGAGGAGTTGCACTAGGTGGCTTTGCGATAGGAGGTGTTGCGCCTGGCGGTTTTGCAATAGGTGGAGTTGCCGTAGGAGGTTTTGCAACCGGCGGTGATGCGGTTGGCGGTTTTGTCATGGGTGGAGTTGCCATAGGAGGCTTTCCTACGGGAGGTGATGCGACAGGAGACATTTCGGCGGGACACTGAAAGCCAGGTGGTGGTTTCTTTCCACAACCAAGGAGAACCTCAAGAGCTATGGGGAAAACGAGTTCGATGTTGAGAAGCTTAGCTTTAATAGTGGTACATAGACAAGCAGCTGCGTCTAGGTCAACTAAACCTTCTAAAAGTGGACAACACTTTTCTTTGGCACTTTTTCCGATTCCGATGTGAACCAAACCTCCAAGAACGTCAACGCATGCGCCTAGCTTCAAAGTGTCAATTGGACAAGTCTTTGGATTAGACATAGATGTGGGCGGTGTTGCAATGGGCGGCATTGTAGTGGGAGGAGTTGCAGTAGGAGGAGTTGCAACAGGTGGTTTTGCGACAGGAGGAGTTGCGGTTGGGGGCTTTTCCATGGGTGGACTTGCCATAGGAGGCTTTGCTACGGGAGGTGATGCGGCAGGCGACATTTCGGCAGGACACTGAAATCCAGGTGGTGGTTTCTTTCCACAACCAAGGAGAACCTCAAGAGCTATGGGGAAAACGAGTTCGATGTTGAGAAGCTTAGCTTTAATAGTGGTACATAGACAAGCAGCTGCGTCTAGGTCAACTAAACCTTCTAAAAGTGGACAACACTTTTCTTTGGCACTTTTTCCGATTCCAATGTGAACCAAACCTCCAAGAACGTCAACGCATGCACCTAGCTTCAAAGTGTCAATTGGACAAGTCTTTGGTTTAGACATAGATGTGGGAGGTGTTGCAGTGGGCGGCATTGCAGTGGGAGGAGTTGCAGTAGGAGGAGTTGCAACAGGTGGTTTTGCGACAGGAGGAGTTGCGGTTGGGGGCTTTGCCATAGGTGGAGATGCAACAGGTGGAGTGGCGACAGGCGGAGTTGTTACAGGTGGCTTTGCTATAGGCGGGGTTGCAACGGGCGGGGTAGATATGGGTGGCTTTGCTATAGGCGGAGATGCAATGGGCGGCGTTGCTACTGGTGGTTTTGCAACAGGTGGAGTTGCAATAGGTGGTGTTGTGACGGGCGGCTTTGCGATAGGAGGAATTGCAATAGGAGGAGATGCTACTGGTGGCTTTGATACCGGTGGAGTTGCAACGGGCGGTTTTGATGTGGGAGGAGCTGCGATGGGTGGCTTTGAAATCGGAGGAGTGGCGATTGGAGGCATTGCTACTGGTGGTTTTGCTATAGGTGGTGTTGCAACTGGAGGAGTTACGGTAGGCGGTGTTGCAACCGGTGGTTTTGCGATAGGCGGAGTTGCGACAGGCGGTGTTGCAACAGGAGGTGATGCAACAGGCGGTGTTGCAACAGGCGGTGATGCAACAGGCGGTGTTGCAACAGGCGGTGATGCAACAGGTGGTGTTGCAACGGGTGGCTTTGCAATAGGTGGGATTACGACAGGAGGAGTTGCGATGGGCGGTTATACAATAGGTGGGGATGCTACAGGTGGTTTTGCTATAGGTGGTGTTGCGACTGGCGGCTTAGCGATAGGAGGAGTTGCTACTGGTGGTGTGGTTGTGGGAGGTGTTGCCACTGGTGGTTTTGCAATTGGCGGGGTTGCAACAGGTGGTGTTGCAACTGGCGGTTTTGCGATGGGTGGTGTTGCAATAGGAGGAGTTGCCACTGGTGGTGTGGCAACAGGAGGAGTTGCAACAGGGGGTGTTGCGATGGGAGGAGTTGCAATAGGGGGCGTTGCGACGGGTGGAGTTGCAATAGGTGGCGTTGCGACTGGTGGTTTTGCAATTGGTGGTGTTGCAATAGGAGGAGTTGCCACTGGTGGTGTGGCAATGGGTGGGAAAGCTATTGGTGGCGTTGCAACGGGTGGAGTTGCAATAGGAGGAGTTGCCACTGGTGGTGTTGCAATAGGAGGAGTTACCACTGGTGGTGCAGCAACTGGTGGTTTTTTGGTGGGTGGTGTTGCAACAGGAGGTGTTGCGACGGGTGGAGTTGCAACAGGTGGCGTTGCGGGTGGTTTTGCAATTGGTGGTGTTGCAATTGGAGGAGTTGCCATTGGTGGTGTGGCAACGGGTGGCGTTGCAACGGGTGGAGTTGTAATAGGAGGAGTTGTAATAGGAGGAGTTGCCACTGGTGGTGTTGCAATAGGAGGAGTTGCCATTGGTGGTGCTGCAACAGGTGGTTTTGCGATTGGTGGTGTTGCAATTGGAGGAGTTGTCACTGGTGGTGTGGCAACGGGTGGGAAAGCTACTGGTGGCGTTGCAGCGGGTGGAGTTGCAATAGGAGGAGTTGCCACTGGTGGTGTTGCAATTGGAGGAGTTGCCACTGGTGGTGTGGCAACAGGTGGGGAAGCTACTGGTGGCATTGCAATGGGTGGAGTTGCAATAGGAGGTGTTGCCACTGGTGGTATTGCAATAGGGGGCGTTGCGACGGGTGGAGTTGCAATAGGTGGCGTTGCGACGGGTGGTTTTGCGATTGGGGGAGTTGCAATAGGAGGAGTTGCCACTGGTGGTGTAGCAACGGGTGGGGAAGCNNNNNNNNNNNNNNNNNNNNNNNNNNNNNNNNNNNNNNNNNNNNNNNNNNNNNNNNNNNNNNNNNNNNNNNNNNNNNNNNNNNNNNNNNNNNNNNNNNNNNNNNNNNNNNNNNNNNNNNNNNNNNNNNNNNNNNNNNNNNNNNNNNNNNNNNNNNNNNNNNNNNNNNNNNNNNNNNNNNNNNNNNNNNNNNNNNNNNNNNNNNNNNNNNNNNNNNNNNNNNNNNNNNNNNNNNNNNNNNNNNNNNNNNNNNNNNNNNNNNNNNNNNNNNNNNNNNNNNNNNNNNNNNNNNNNNNNNNNNNNNNNNNNNNNNNNNNNNNNNNNNNNNNNNNNNNNNNNNNNNNNNNNNNNNNNNNNNNNNNNNNNNNNNNNNNNNNNNNNNNNNNNNNNNNNNNNNNNNNNNNNNNNNNNNNNNNNNNNNNNNNNNNNNNNNNNNNNNNNNNNNNNNNNNNNNNNNNNNNNNNNNNNNNNNNNNNNNNNNNNNNNNNNNNNNNNNNNNNNNNNNNNNNNNNNNNNNNNNNNNNNNNNNNNNNNNNNNNNNNNNNNNNNNNNNNNNNNNNNNNNNNNNNNNNNNNNNNNNNNNNNNNNNNNNNNNNNNNNNNNNNNNNNNNNNNNNNNNNNNNNNNNNNNNNNNNNNNNNNNNNNNNNNNNNNNNNNNNNNNNNNNNNNNNNNNNNNNNNNNNNNNNNNNNNNNNNNNNNNNNNNNNNNNNNNNNNNNNNNNNNNNNNNNNNNNNNNNNNNNNNNNNNNNNNNNNNNNNNNNNNNNNNNNNNNNNNNNNNNNNNNNNNNNNNNNNNNNNNNNNNNNNNNNNNNNNNNNNNNNNNNNNNNNNNNNNNNNNNNNNNNNNNNNNNNNNNNNNNNNNNNNNNNNNNNNNNNNNNNNNNNNNNNNNNNNNNNNNNNNNNNNNNNNNNNNNNNNNNNNNNNNNNNNNNNNNNNNNNNNNNNNNNNNNNNNNNNNNNNNNNNNNNNNNNNNNNNNNNNNNNNNNNNNNNNNNNNNNNNNNNNNNNNNNNNNNNNNNNNNNNNNNNNNNNNNNNNNNNNNNNNNNNNNNNNNNNNNNNNNNNNNNNNNNNNNNNNNNNNNNNNNNNNNNNNNNNNNNNNNNNNNNNNNNNNNNNNNNNNNNNNNNNNNNNNNNNNNNNNNNNNNNNNNNNNNNNNNNNNNNNNNNNNNNNNNNNNNNNNNNNNNNNNNNNNNNNNNNNNNNNNNNNNNNNNNNNNNNNNNNNNNNNNNNNNNNNNNNNNNNNNNNNNNNNNNNNNNNNNNNNNNNNNNNNNNNNNNNNNNNNNNNNNNNNNNNNNNNNNNNNNNNNNNNNNNNNNNNNNNNNNNNNNNNNNNNNNNNNNNNNNNNNNNNNNNNNNNNNNNNNNNNNNNNNNNNNNNNNNNNNNNNNNNNNNNNNNNNNNNNNNNNNNNNNNNNNNNNNNNNNNNNNNNNNNNNNNNNNNNNNNNNNNNNNNNNNNNNNNNNNNNNNNNNNNNNNNNNNNNNNNNNNNNNNNNNNNNNNNNNNNNNNNNNNNNNNNNNNNNNNNNNNNNNNNNNNNNNNNNNNNNNNNNNNNNNNNNNNNNNNNNNNNNNNNNNNNNNNNNNNNNNNNNNNNNNNNNNNNNNNNNNNNNNNNNNNNNNNNNNNNNNNNNNNNNNNNNNNNNNNNNNNNNNNNNNNNNNNNNNNNNNNNNNNNNNNNNNNNNNNNNNNNNNNNNNNNNNNNNNNNNNNNNNNNNNNNNNNNaaaaaaaaaaaaaaaaaaaaaaaaaaaaaaaaaaaaacattcgcTACTTAGGTTGATTAGGACTCATTTGTGGGTTTTAAAAACCAATAGATTTTCTGctgtaattattagtttttttctaaacatatttgaacattttaacgctttataaaaatattgttctaCATATGAAtggtttgtaaattgtaatatataagcgATTAAACGATATCCACTATCATTAAAATATCATGGTCAAAAGAGTGCAATATAGTTTAAGGAATCATGTCCTGCATCCTATCTTTTATTCTAAATTCCAGATCGATCGCGTTGCATAAGTCTATTAACCTAAGATAAGACCTAGTCCGTAAATTTTTAGAAGTTACGAAATTAACGTTTGCTATAGGGTGATCgacatagaaaatattttaaaaaaaacttggaattaatcaatcatattttgtaattattggGGTGAAATGAAAACGATGGGAGCAAGCGAAGGTTTTTGTAGGGTAATGGCCAGTGTGCAGACAGTGTAACGTAGAGGCATCTCCCATTCtctattttatcattattttatatgaCTTCAGAGGCATCTCtcattctctattttttaaagttggAAGATATAATTAACCCATCCTTTTCTCTCATTTAGGTCCACTTTTCTTATAAGGATTCTTTGcaacttttttgtgttttagtttGTGTCTCTACCTATAGAAATGGATCATCAATTTGAGTTGACACAAATCTATTCGTTGATAAGTATAGAACCATGTTATTAGGTTTCAGTGGctactagctagctagctagataAATATGTGNTATTAACCTAAGATAAGACCTAGTCCGTAAATTTTTAGAAGTTACGAAATTAACGTTTGCTATAGGGTGATCgacatagaaaatattttaaaaaaaacttggaattaatcaatcatattttgtaattattggGGTGAAATGAAAACGATGGGAGCAAGCGAAGGTTTTTGTAGGGTAATGGCCAGTGTGCAGACAGTGTAACGTAGAGGCATCTCCCATTCtctattttatcattattttatatgaCTTCAGAGGCATCTCtcattctctattttttaaagttggAAGATATAATTAACCCATCCTTTTCTCTCATTTAGGTCCACTTTTCTTATAAGGATTCTTTGCAACTTTTTTGNNNNNNNNNNNNNNNNNNNNNNNNNNNNNNNNNNNNNNNNNNNNNNNNNNNNNNNNNNNNNNNNNNNNNNNNNNNNNNNNNNNNNNNNNNNNNNNNNNNNNNNNNNNNNNNNNNNNNNNNNNNNNNNNNNNNNNNNNNNNNNNNNNNNNNNNNNNNNNNNNNNNNNNNNNNNNNNNNNNNNNNNNNNNNNNNNNNNNNNNNNNNNNNNNNNNNNNNNNNNNNNNNNNNNNNNNNNNNNNNNNNNNNNNNNNNNNNNNNNNNNNNNNNNNNNNNNNNNNNNNNNNNNNNNNNNNNNNNNNNNNNNNNNNNNNNNNNNNNNNNNNNNNNNNNNNNNNNNNNNNNNNNNNNNNNNNNNNNNNNNNNNNNNNNNNNNNNNNNNNNNNNNNNNNNNNNNNNNNNNNNNNNNNNNNNNNNNNNNNNNNNNNNNNNNNNNNNNNNNNNNNNNNNNNNNNNNNNNNNNNNNNNNNNNNNNNNNNNNNNNNNNNNNNNNNNNNNNNNNNNNNNNNNNNNNNNNNNNNNNNNNNNNNNNNNNNNNNNNNNNNNNNNNNNNNNNNNNNNNNNNNNNNNNNNNNNNNNNNNNNNNNNNNNNNNNNNNNNNNNNNNNNNNNNNNNNNNNNNNNNNNNNNNNNNNNNNNNNNN is drawn from Camelina sativa cultivar DH55 chromosome 1, Cs, whole genome shotgun sequence and contains these coding sequences:
- the LOC109125615 gene encoding loricrin is translated as MPTRLSYQTELSQEGGNDEDISIQLPEEPVLPFPEEPVLPFLEEPVLPFPEEPVLPTMLHKPMTRLGARTLREQFNKSIESLITLIELEDSKEKTPKASFLLGWSVHESYDQGIDVGGVAMGGVALGGFAIGGVAPGGFAIGGVAVGGFATGGDAVGGFVMGGVAIGGVAVGGVATGGFATGGVAVGGFSMGGLAIGGFATGDIDVGGVAVGGIAVGGVAVGGVATGGFATGGVAVGGFAIGGDATGGVATGGVVTGGFAIGGVATGGVDMGGFAIGGDAMGGVATGGFATGGVAIGGVVTGGFAIGGIAIGGDATGGFDTGGVATGGFDVGGAAMGGFEIGGVAIGGIATGGFAIGGVATGGVTVGGVATGGFAIGGVATGGVATGGDATGGVATGGVATGGFAIGGITTGGVAMGGYTIGGDATGGFAIGGVATGGLAIGGVATGGVVVGGVATGGFAIGGVATGGVATGGFAMGGVAIGGVATGGVATGGVATGGVAMGGVAIGGVATGGVAIGGVATGGFAIGGVAIGGVATGGVAMGGKAIGGVATGGVAIGGVATGGVAIGGVTTGGAATGGFLVGGVATGGVATGGVATGGVAGGFAIGGVAIGGVAIGGVATGGVATGGVVIGGVVIGGVATGGVAIGGVAIGGAATGGFAIGGVAIGGVVTGGVATGGKATGGVAAGGVAIGGVATGGVAIGGVATGGVATGGEATGGIAMGGVAIGGVATGGIAIGGVATGGVAIGGVATGGFAIGGVAIGGVATGGVATGGEIDRVA